DNA sequence from the Alkaliphilus metalliredigens QYMF genome:
TTTTATGACCAAGATTTTATGAATGCTCATCCTAACATCGTTGTTGACAAAAAGTCGGATTCTCCTGATGAGGATAAGTCCCTTGGTGATGCAAAAGCTCTTTTACCAGTGTTATCTGACTTTTTTAATAAACATCCACTCATTCAACCTAATATCTTTATCGGAGATGCTGCTTTTGATACCATTTCTATCTACAAAGGAATTTTTTCGGATTTAAAGTTCAATAAAGCTTATATTCCCTTAAATCCTCGTTCTTCCCTTAGCAGCTCTGAATACACTCTTACTGAAGATGGGATTCCCTGTTGTCCTCATGATCCAAAACTACCTATGAAGCCTGAAGGCAATACTTCTCATCTTCGCTGTGGTATTCCTACTTTCAAGTTTGTCTGTCCGAAAATGTCTTGGACTAAATGTGAAGACGGCAAGTACCGACGCCGGCATAATTGCGATAATCCCTGTACTTCATCACCTTGTGGTAGAATGATTTATGTGTATCCTGAAAAAGACTTACGGGCATATCCAGGCGCCATTCGTGGTACCGATGATTGGGATAAAACCTATAAAGCCCGAGGTGTCGTTGAGCAAACCATTAACCATTTCAAAGATAGCTTTTGTATTGCTAACCGAAGAACACAGAATGCTAAAACATTGCATGCCGACCTGATTATTGCTGGTATAACGCAGCTTGTTACAGTTATCCTTGCTGACAAAATACATCAACACAAATATATCAGAAGTTTAAAACCACTTATTGCATAGTTAACCGGTACGCCTTGTCTCTTTAGAAAATTTAATCAGCACTCAATTTTCTGCCCTTCTAATTACTTTTCAAATTTAGTTTCGCAATTACCTAGTATATTTAGCATTTTATCTATCTAAAATTGAGAATTAATCCATTTCTAAAAGTGTTGCAGTATCTCGTACAATTTGATACGTGCTCATATCTGCTAAAAAGTATCCACCCATAGCATCGGTTTCTTGTAGGAATGCTAAAATTTCAGGATCATCTTGATGATTAATCAGGTCAATCATAGCATCTTGCAATTCTTTTTTGAAAGATTCAGGAAGATCACCTCTTACGGTAAAGGGAGAGTTTGGAATCGGTTTTGTTTTGTCAATAACAATCATCTCATCGATATTTGGATGGTTTGAATTTCGTTCATAAAATCGAGTCCAAGCACGATCATAAATCGCTGCTGCATCCACATCACCATTTAATACCGATAAGAAGGAAGCTTCATGTGAACCAGAAAACACTGTATTTGCAAAAAAATCACTATCAACTTCACTAAGAGATAAATTCATTTGCTCCATGATATGAGCCTTTGGAAACAAATGCCCAGAAGTAGATGCAGGATCCGCATAAGCAAAATTTTTGTCTTTTAAATCTGCCACTGTTTCTATGCCAGTGCTCTTTCTTGTAATGATAAAAGACTCATAGGTTGGTTCATCTTCCGGTGTTGTTAGACGAATAGCAACAGGCTCAGCATTTGCACGGTCATGTGCTAATACAAAAGAAAATGGTCCGAAAGTAGATATTTCCACATGTCCACCTCGCATGGCTTCAACGGTGGCTGTATAGTCTGTAGGAAAATGAAGTTCAATTGTGACATCAAGACGTTCTTCTAAATATTTGATAAAGGGTTCATAGGTTTTTCCTAAAAACTCCATATCTTCAGTAGGCAAAAGTGCAAAACCGATGGTTTTTGGCCAGTCAGATCTAGGGTCTGCTTCAGTGGTACTGGTTGACGTGTTAGGGCTTGAAGAATCATCAGGAGCAGGTTCACCGGTTGAACAACCTGTCAAAATACTTAAAGTCACTAGTAATACTGAAATCAAACCAAATAATACGACATTTTTCTTGAAGTGGGATACTTTGTTCACGCTTATTGCTTTCATTTTTAAAAACCTCCTTGGATTTTGTTTTATTTTTTTATTACAGTTAAAGCATAACTTGGCGCCAAGTTAGGTTGTTTAACGGAAGGTTAATAAGACGTTAGGATTGTGTAAACTCTAAAACAACAAAAAAGTAAGTGCTTAAGTTTAAAACGAAATGTAGGGAGGCCACTGAAAATATCGTATTATCCTCATCTAAAAATACTGCAATAACAAGATTACGAGATAGATAAATCATTTAATGAAAACTAAAAAAATGTATGAATAATATTGACAAGAGTGCAAGACAATGGTAATATATTAACAAATTCCATAATAATGATTATTGATATCAGTTACTTCGAGACAAGTTTAAAAGGCATTTTAGTAAATGCATAAGTTATTTTATCTGTATGTATTTGCAGACTACTTCTCAAAGGAGACACACATTTATAGGATGACTCCTGGGCGCTTCAAGGCGCCTTTTTCTTTACCTGATTTCTGTCCTGTGTTTTGAACGAGAGCAGCAAGATATACATAAACTCAGCTGCATCCTCCGAAGAAGTCTCGGTCTCTTTAGAAGAACAAACTATCTCTATTGAAAAAATAGCTAAGTATTCCCATGAGCTACAGGAAATGCCATCGGGTTTAGAAATTATCATTAATAAATTTAAACTTTAAGAGGACAAGTGGTTGGGGGGCGTTTAATATTCTATACGTAGGAACGCAGCAACAAGAAATACATATATTACAGAGTCGAGTTCAAGAACTGGAAAACAAATTAAGAGAACAGTCTTTTTTAGTAGATATGACAAATATATTAATTAAAAATCATGATCTAGACACTACGATTAAAAGCACCTTACAGCTAGCTATGGAAATGACCCACAGTGAGGCTGGATGCCTATATATAACAAATTTTAGTATGCGTAAGTTAACGGCAGTAGAAGTAAATGGACAGATATCTAAGAATTTGGTGAAGGCTTTTAGTAAAGCAAATAAAATTTTATCTAAAGAGCAACTACATAGGATCGTAGAATTTAATAAAAAAGATAAAATATTTCAACAGTTTCAGCAATTAGATGAAAAGCTGGAATCATTTATAATCGTTCCTCTTATTGTGGGAGACGATACGATTGGATATGCAGTTGTGATGCATCGACATGATCATTGCGATCATCATTCTGGCTCCTATTCCCTTCAGGATCTCAGAAACCTCAAAATCTATTCTCGACAAGCAGCATTATTGTTGGATCATATTAGAATGAATATTGAACGGGGAAAAAAAGATTTCTATCTTAAAACAATAGCAAGTTTAGTCGCAGCTATTGATGCAAAGGACATTTATACTCAAAATCATTCTTCAAGAGTAGCTAAAGTTACCGTGGAATTTTCTAAGGATCTTGGTTTGGCTGAGGATTTGATAGAATCTATGCATTATGGTGCTCTTCTGCATGATATCGGAAAGATAGGTGTGCTAGATGAAATTTTAAATAAGCCAGGAGCTTTAACAAGGGAAGAGTTTGCCATAATTAAGGAACATCCAGTTAAAGGCATAAACATATTAGCGCCAATGGAACTGGAGAAGGATGTTCTAAACATAATTAGATATCATCATGAGAGATACGATGGTATGGGGTATCCGGAAAAACTGAGAGGAAATGAAATACCCCTCACAGCTAGGATTGTTAGCATCGTAGATGCCTGGGATGCTATGACCAGCAATAGAGCCTATAGAAAGAAATTATCTTCAGAGGAGGTTACACAAGAGCTTAAAAAAGGTAAGGGTTCACAGTTTGATCCATACTTAGTGGAAAAATTTATAGCACTAATTGACAAATTTAGTTATAGATAAAAATAATATAATACTAAAAATTTCAAAGAAAAAATCTTTCAATAAGGACCAAGGGATAAAAGTATTTTAGTGAAAACGCATCTCTTGGTCTTTCGATATTTAAATTGAAAATTTGTGAAATCAGTGTCGGAAGGAGGAACCACAGGATTAGCAGCAACCCTTGAGGCTGCTGAAGAGGGTGTATCTGTAACTTTAATAGAAAAGCCATCTATGTTAGGTGGAAGTACACTTTTATCAGGTGAAATTGATGAAGAATTAATCAATTATATAGCTGAACACTCCGGAGAAACCTTTGAATGGTTAGAAGCGCAAGGTGTTGAATTCACTGAGAACTTGTCAAGCGAAGGCATAATGAGCTGGCTGAAAAAGTATAGACGAAGACTTTGGAAACGGAGCAATCGCCACCATTAAAGGATTATATGCAGTAGGGGAGGTAATTAATGGACAATTAGACAAGACTATTTATCCTGCAAGTGGTACTTCTATTACAATGGTTTTTATATTAGGCAGAGTAACGGGAAAAGAAGCTGCTCAAGCAGCCAAATAATTTCAAAAATCAAAAACCTAGTAGTGAATTCACTACTAGCTTTTTGATGCGAAAATGTATTTCTGAAAGTTTGTTAAAAGCGTTGAAAATGTAATATAATAAGTATAGATAAGCAACTTCATTATTTATTGAAACTCGAAATTGCTCATCTTGCTGAAATTTCAAATTATACTGAGTATAATAATAAATACAGTGTATTTTTTGCATTTTGAGGTGTAAGCTGAGGAGGAGTGCATATGGTAGACAAGCACAATGAGGGTGCGATACTGGCGCAATTACAGGATCAAACAAAGTTGATGCTATTAGGACTATTTCGGGGACTTAATAGACAATCTGAAAAAGAAAAGTCGCTTCAACTGATTGGTCGTTTTGTTCAAAAGAAACTAGGATATCAAAGCATCTACCTTGACGTTAATGAAGGACAAAGAACCATTGGGATTGAATATCTTTCTGAAGAAGAAAAACTGAATGATGAGCATGAAATTTTTCGTTTTTCTCAACCAATAGATTTTTATAAGGAAATTGTAATGCTTTCAGAGGAAGTTGAGATTGAAAGTATTTTTCCTCGCTTTGCTCAAATATTTTCGCCCAAATCAATTTACTCAGCACCAGTTTTTAGTCAAAATAGACTCACTGGATTATTTATTGTATATCATTGCCACAAGAAACATACGTCTATGGAGATGCACTATACATTAAAACAGATTAGTAGAGAAATGACTGCAGTATTTGCTCGGATCGAAAGATACAATACTTCTTTAGAAAGAATGCTTCGATTAACTGCCTTAGAAAATATTTTAATGTACGATGTGAAGGAAGAAATGGATGGAGCTGAAATGATCCAATGCATCGTGAAGGCAATCCCTGAAGCCACTGGAATGGAAAGATGTACATTGGCCCTACTCACTGAGGACGGTCAACATTTGCTCCCACACTATTCAACCTTTCTTGAGTATGAGGTCAGCAAGGACCAAAGCTATCCCATGGATCCTGCAAAAACAAAAGATCATACTGGTATTTTAGCCATAGAGAATAAAGAACCTATTGTTGTTTATGACGCAAGAACAGATGAAAGATGCGATGCTGAGCTAGCAAAACAATTGGGCGTATACTCCAACATCACACTACCGGTTTTAGATATCCATGGAAGACCCTTGGGTGTGCTTTATTTAGATAATGCTGCATATGAGATTTTTTCCGGTGAACAAATTAGATTTTTGCAAATCATTGCTAGGCACCTAGGACTTGTGATTTCTAAGATTGATTATATAGCAAATTTACGGATCAGAGCTAAATATGATGGATTAACAGGATTATTTAATCGACATACCTTTGACACAATTTATGAGGCATTTTATAACGGGATCAAACATGAAAAAATGGATTTTGCCATTTTAATGGTTGATATTGATAATTTTAAAGAGGTAAATGATCAATATGGGCACCCGGTAGGGGACGAAGTATTAAGGAAGATGGCTAGGGCTATGCAGCAAAGTCTAAGAGATCATGATGTTATTGCCAGGTATGGTGGAGAAGAGATGATCATTATTTTAAAAGGTTCCAATCCTCCTGAGGCCAAAGGGATTGCAGAAAGAATCAGAAAATCAATTGAATCTCTTGAAATTCAAGGAATAAGGATAACGGTCTCAATTGGAATGGCAAACTTTCGATATGATAGTTATGAAAAAGATGAGTTGATTACCATTGCAGATAAATGTCTATATGAGGCTAAAAGAAAAGGCAAGAATCAATTCCTATCAACAGAATCAAAATAAGCATAAAAGAGGTTGTGAAACTTAGTTTCACAACTTTTTTTATGCTTATTTTCTAGAGGTGAGTCGCATATAATTGATTACTTCAGGAGATGATTAATAAATACACAATTTTCCTAAAGGATGTGACACGGTGGTTGAGTTTTTTAGAATTGTAACATGGATTCTTCTCATTACATTAGCTTATTTTAATCTATTCAACGTTGCGCCAAAGGCTGTTGTCATAGGAACATATCCCTATTTAGTAGGAATTACAATAATACTAGGGTTGTCAATGATTATGCTTCGTTTTACCCATAATCGCTTTGGAATTATCATCATTCAAACGCTATTGGTCAGTACCTTAGTTTTTGGACTTTTTACTTTTGTTCAAGTATGGAGGAATTCACAATTATTCAATGACTACCAGAAAAATCGAAGTGGTTATATGGATGAGTTGATGCAGATCACCCGAAAGGGATCCCAGGAGCAGGATCTGCTAAACTCCTTCCAAAAAGGAATCGCAAATCTAATTGAAAAAAATATTGGAATTCCTCTTACTTATCATAATAAAGCTACATTGTTTTTCCAAGAAGAAGAAATTTTCGATGAAATGATTGAATCTATCTCTCAAGCAAAGCATCATATACATATTGAGTTTTTTATCATAAGAGATGATGAAATAGGAAAAAAATTTAGAAACATACTAATAGGGAAGGCCAAAGAAGGGGTAGAAGTTAGGATTGTTTATGATGGACTCGGAAGTCATGGGATTAAGAGAAGTTATGTAAGGGAACTGAGGGAAGTTGGTGTAGAAATCGTTGCTTATGATACGGTCATACAGTCAATTTTAAAGGGAAAGCTTAATCATCGGAATCATAGAAAGCTTGTAATTATTGATGGTAAAGTAGGATTTACTGGTGGCGTTAATATCGGAGATGAATATTTAGGACGAGATGATCAAATTGGAAAATGGAAGGATATGCAGGTGAAAATTGAAGGTGAAGCGGTCAACTGGATGCAGAAAATTTTTTTAGGGGACTGGTACTATGTCACAGATGAACAATTAGAAGATGAGCGATATTTTCCTAAACAAGATCGATATGATCAATTGCCAATCCAATTGGTAACCAGTGGCTATGATACCCATTGGAATGAGATCAGCCAATTGTATTTTACAATGGCCACTGGTGCCCAGGAAAGTCTGTATATTGCAACACCCTACCTTATTTTAAATGATAGTATGATCAAGGCACTAGAAACTGCTGCTTTAAGGGGTGTTGACGTAAAAATAGTACTACCTAAAAAGGCGGATTTCTTTTTAGTTGGCTGGGCCAATGAATCTTATTTTGAAAGGCTTTTAAAGGCTAGTGTAGAGATTTACCAATATGATGAAGGGTTCCTACATTCGAAGGTATTTGTAGCAGATCGTGATGTGCTTTCAGTGGGGTCTGCCAACTTAAATACAAGAAGTCTATTTTTAGACTATGAGGTGAATGCAGTTATATTTGATGAGGAGTTAGTTGGGAAAATGGTTGGAGAGCTAAGCCATAACATAGCTGATAGCAAACAGCTTACCTTAAAAGAGCATCAGAGGAGATCCTTTTTACAAAAGGTGAAAGAGTTCATTGGCAGGCTAATTGTTCCAATAGCTTAATCATACCCGGAAAGGTATAAGGGATTGTCCTTTTGTCTATAATATTGAAATGATGGAAGGAGGCACAAAATGACAATCAAAATTGGTATCCCTAGAGGACTATGGGTGTATGATTATTACCCACTATGGAAGACCTTCTATGAAGCATTAGGGGCAGAAGTCATCTTATCCAACCCTACTAATAAGAGCATTTTAGATCAAGGAGTAAAAAATACCGTTGATGAGGCCTGCTTGCCGGTTAAAATTTTTAATGGACATGTATTAGATTTAAAGGATAAAGTGGATTATATATTTGTTCCTAAGATCATGAGTGTCTATCGCAAAGAATACATTTGTCCAAAGTTTTGTGGATTGCCAGAAATGGTAAAACACTCAATTCCTGATCTTCCCCCGATGATCGATACAGAGATTAACTTTAACCGCTCTAGAAAACATCTCATGAGGACAGTTTATGAATTTGGAAGTTATGTGACAACAAATAAAAAACAGATTAAAAAGGCATACGAAGAAGCCCTACAAGAGTATGAAAAATTTAAAAAACAGCTCAAACAAGGTGCACTACCATTAGATGGAATTGTTAAGCCCTATGTCATCACTGACAGCCAAGAGCAAAAGGAGATTAAAAAGAGTGGGAATGCAAAAAGAATTGCCATCATGGGACACTCCTATAATTTATATGATACCTATGGCTCTATGAATTTAGTTAAGAAGCTACAGGATCAAAATATAGAGATTATCACAGCGGAGATGATAGACTACAAAGTGATTAACCAATATGCTGAAACATTAGAGAAAAAGATGTTTTGGAGTTTTGGAAGGAAATTATTAGGTACTGCTATGTATTTAGCAGTGGAAAAAAATGTAGACGGGATTATTTACTTGTCGTCTTTTGGATGTGGAATTGATTCTATCATTGAAGACTTATTTGAAAGAAAGATTAGAAAAGAAGGTGGCATTCCTTTTCTATTGATTACGGTGGATGAACATACAGGAGAAGCAGGCGTCAATACAAGGTTAGAAGCCTTTATGGATATGATTGATTGGAGGAAGCGTGATGAAGGTAACCTTTCCGCACATGGGTAACCAATATGTGGCCACAAAGATATTATTAGAAGAATTAGGGGTAGATATAGTTGTGCCGGCAGAATGTAACCAGGAGGCATTGAACATTGGGACGCAACATTCCCCAGAGTCCATTTGTCTTCCACTAAAGGTAAATATAGGGAATTATATGAAGGGATTCAAAGAAGGAGCCGATACCATCGTTTTGACAGGAAGCTGTGGACCTTGTCGTTTCGGGTACTACTCCATTCTCCAAAAAGAAATACTGAAGGATATGGGATATGATGATATTAAGGTCATTCTTTTGGATCCTCCCCAAGGAGATTATAAAAATTTTATTGATAGTGTAACAGAATTAGCACAAACAAAAAATCCCTACAAGATATTAAGGGCATTGAAGAAAGCCATTCAAATTCTGTATGAAGTAGATGCATTAGAGGAGGCAACCCATTATAAAAGACCTCGGCAAAAGCAAAAAGGACTAGTGGATCGATATTATGATCAATTTCACAAAGATGTTCGAAAGGTCTATGGTTATAAGGAAACTTCACGGGTGATTGAGAAGGCCAGACAAGATATATTAAATATTGAAGAAGAGCCCAATCGAGAAATATTAAAGATCGGAATCATTGGTGAAATTTATACGGTCATTGAACCATTCGTTAATTTGAATATAGAGAAAAAGCTTGGAGATATGGGGATTGAGGTTCATCGGTCGCTTAAAATTAGTCATTGGTTAACGGAGCATTTGTTTTTATCTCCATTGAATTTAACAATGGAAGGAAAGACCAGGAAGGCAGCGGAACCTTATATTAAAACAATGATTGGTGGACATGCTCGAGAAACC
Encoded proteins:
- a CDS encoding sensor domain-containing diguanylate cyclase, whose protein sequence is MVDKHNEGAILAQLQDQTKLMLLGLFRGLNRQSEKEKSLQLIGRFVQKKLGYQSIYLDVNEGQRTIGIEYLSEEEKLNDEHEIFRFSQPIDFYKEIVMLSEEVEIESIFPRFAQIFSPKSIYSAPVFSQNRLTGLFIVYHCHKKHTSMEMHYTLKQISREMTAVFARIERYNTSLERMLRLTALENILMYDVKEEMDGAEMIQCIVKAIPEATGMERCTLALLTEDGQHLLPHYSTFLEYEVSKDQSYPMDPAKTKDHTGILAIENKEPIVVYDARTDERCDAELAKQLGVYSNITLPVLDIHGRPLGVLYLDNAAYEIFSGEQIRFLQIIARHLGLVISKIDYIANLRIRAKYDGLTGLFNRHTFDTIYEAFYNGIKHEKMDFAILMVDIDNFKEVNDQYGHPVGDEVLRKMARAMQQSLRDHDVIARYGGEEMIIILKGSNPPEAKGIAERIRKSIESLEIQGIRITVSIGMANFRYDSYEKDELITIADKCLYEAKRKGKNQFLSTESK
- a CDS encoding phosphate/phosphite/phosphonate ABC transporter substrate-binding protein, with translation MKAISVNKVSHFKKNVVLFGLISVLLVTLSILTGCSTGEPAPDDSSSPNTSTSTTEADPRSDWPKTIGFALLPTEDMEFLGKTYEPFIKYLEERLDVTIELHFPTDYTATVEAMRGGHVEISTFGPFSFVLAHDRANAEPVAIRLTTPEDEPTYESFIITRKSTGIETVADLKDKNFAYADPASTSGHLFPKAHIMEQMNLSLSEVDSDFFANTVFSGSHEASFLSVLNGDVDAAAIYDRAWTRFYERNSNHPNIDEMIVIDKTKPIPNSPFTVRGDLPESFKKELQDAMIDLINHQDDPEILAFLQETDAMGGYFLADMSTYQIVRDTATLLEMD
- the cls gene encoding cardiolipin synthase, with amino-acid sequence MVEFFRIVTWILLITLAYFNLFNVAPKAVVIGTYPYLVGITIILGLSMIMLRFTHNRFGIIIIQTLLVSTLVFGLFTFVQVWRNSQLFNDYQKNRSGYMDELMQITRKGSQEQDLLNSFQKGIANLIEKNIGIPLTYHNKATLFFQEEEIFDEMIESISQAKHHIHIEFFIIRDDEIGKKFRNILIGKAKEGVEVRIVYDGLGSHGIKRSYVRELREVGVEIVAYDTVIQSILKGKLNHRNHRKLVIIDGKVGFTGGVNIGDEYLGRDDQIGKWKDMQVKIEGEAVNWMQKIFLGDWYYVTDEQLEDERYFPKQDRYDQLPIQLVTSGYDTHWNEISQLYFTMATGAQESLYIATPYLILNDSMIKALETAALRGVDVKIVLPKKADFFLVGWANESYFERLLKASVEIYQYDEGFLHSKVFVADRDVLSVGSANLNTRSLFLDYEVNAVIFDEELVGKMVGELSHNIADSKQLTLKEHQRRSFLQKVKEFIGRLIVPIA
- a CDS encoding ISNCY family transposase, with amino-acid sequence MLPHKQLSLAEIYSDCANYFENDKHHFLSLLKENLNLDELIPLSFHRNYYASTGRPRKHHLTSMVWALLLQRIFSIPNDTLLLTFLQFSKELRNFCGFTNVPDASRFTRFKQDFLPDLQSFFEYLVDVTEPICQAIDPHKASMTIFDTSGIEAFVTENNPKYANKIIKQLKAFKKTHNLDDSYDPYKAAYGSMPSHAAANPEIKQLYINGHFCYVYKFGMITNGLGIIRDITFYDQDFMNAHPNIVVDKKSDSPDEDKSLGDAKALLPVLSDFFNKHPLIQPNIFIGDAAFDTISIYKGIFSDLKFNKAYIPLNPRSSLSSSEYTLTEDGIPCCPHDPKLPMKPEGNTSHLRCGIPTFKFVCPKMSWTKCEDGKYRRRHNCDNPCTSSPCGRMIYVYPEKDLRAYPGAIRGTDDWDKTYKARGVVEQTINHFKDSFCIANRRTQNAKTLHADLIIAGITQLVTVILADKIHQHKYIRSLKPLIA
- a CDS encoding acyl-CoA dehydratase activase-related protein, yielding MTIKIGIPRGLWVYDYYPLWKTFYEALGAEVILSNPTNKSILDQGVKNTVDEACLPVKIFNGHVLDLKDKVDYIFVPKIMSVYRKEYICPKFCGLPEMVKHSIPDLPPMIDTEINFNRSRKHLMRTVYEFGSYVTTNKKQIKKAYEEALQEYEKFKKQLKQGALPLDGIVKPYVITDSQEQKEIKKSGNAKRIAIMGHSYNLYDTYGSMNLVKKLQDQNIEIITAEMIDYKVINQYAETLEKKMFWSFGRKLLGTAMYLAVEKNVDGIIYLSSFGCGIDSIIEDLFERKIRKEGGIPFLLITVDEHTGEAGVNTRLEAFMDMIDWRKRDEGNLSAHG
- a CDS encoding HD domain-containing phosphohydrolase, whose translation is MTNILIKNHDLDTTIKSTLQLAMEMTHSEAGCLYITNFSMRKLTAVEVNGQISKNLVKAFSKANKILSKEQLHRIVEFNKKDKIFQQFQQLDEKLESFIIVPLIVGDDTIGYAVVMHRHDHCDHHSGSYSLQDLRNLKIYSRQAALLLDHIRMNIERGKKDFYLKTIASLVAAIDAKDIYTQNHSSRVAKVTVEFSKDLGLAEDLIESMHYGALLHDIGKIGVLDEILNKPGALTREEFAIIKEHPVKGINILAPMELEKDVLNIIRYHHERYDGMGYPEKLRGNEIPLTARIVSIVDAWDAMTSNRAYRKKLSSEEVTQELKKGKGSQFDPYLVEKFIALIDKFSYR